The Cololabis saira isolate AMF1-May2022 chromosome 18, fColSai1.1, whole genome shotgun sequence genome contains the following window.
atataattaaattattgattccaaattctatttttttgtcctccacTTGTAAACCAAATGTAATTCTTTCAAATGTAAGAATAGGAATGGTTTGATCATTATAGGTTATCCAGTGTTGGAAAGCATCCCAAAAGGTCCTAGTTAggctacaagagaaaaaaagatgctcTAAGGTTTCAATGTCTGCGttacaaaaagtacaaaatattaattaaaccttttatgtaaaaaatCATTACATGGATAGATCtcattcattattttaaaattaactTCTTTAGCCTTaggtggaagtggaaaggaGGGGTAACTGGTTCTCATCTTAATTAAAAAACTAATAGTATAATGTTGAAACATATGTTTCCTCTTCAAAGGTGAAGAGAAACACACCAAAGTAAAATTAGTTCTCAAGAATttattattgcattttttttatctaaaaaGATACAACCATCTATAACTAAAGAAGGCATTTGTGGACTAACCACAGAATAAGTCATCATGCCTTTAAGTTGGAGAATCATTGCTTGTGGAACTGCCTTAATTACTGTGTTATATTGTCTATTTGTACAAACAAGGTTGTGTTTTGCAATGAAAGCATCATATGTTAAAAAATCACCTCCAGTATCCAACAGATGCATAATGACCAGATACCTTTCTCCATCCATTCTTTGTAAAAGAAGGATTTTCTCTTGATTAATATACACCTATTATTCCATATTGGGAAGTTGATGCAATGTAGCTTGatgggcagaggtgtcaagtaatgaagtacaaatactttgttaccttacttaagtagaaattttggttatctatacttcactggagtaattatttttcagacgactttttactttcactccttacattttcacgcaattatctgtactttttactccttacattttaaaaacagcctcgccactctatttcatttcggccttttaaataaactatccagttaaattgctccatccggatagagtgaatttggttgtggttgtggcacagatgctcttgtccagttttgttcttacatctgttgccctcagattcttgcaactaaacttggatgtacattccaataaaggttaggataaatgataacatgcctctgaagtttgactttttgcaccattacaatacttataggcaactagtcatcatatctcctgctctctgaaacacatgttaatgctcaatagtacacatatatggttctttaatatatttgcattatactaagatgcattcattttcaatggcttttgtccttaatggcttttttcccccttacattacttttatactttaagtagttttgaaaccaatacttttacttgagtaaaaaacttgagttgatacttcaacttctacaggagtatttttaaactctagtatctatacttgtacctgagtaatgaatgtgaatacttttgacacctctgttgatGGGGAGACTCCAGCAGGCATCGCTGTGGACACCTTAGCTGGCGCTGAGGGGGCCTGGCGGTGTTAAACCGCCGTCGCGGCCTTGTGACGTCCTCTTTACCCGCTGCCCGAGAGGAGCTCAGGGTGCGTTTCTGTCCCGCCGACTCAATCCTCCCGATTTATCAAACATCTTTCCTCATAAGGTCGCCACAAAGCGTCATTTATGATGGATGATAACCCCTCTTTCGTTTCTTCTCTTTATTGCAGAACTTTAAGTCCGCCATCCATCATTAATCTACAATGGCCGAGGAAGGGTGAGCGTGATGTTTCTGTCTGCTTCAACTCCACAACTAAAGCCAGAATAAAGTTCATGTTTCCACTAAACCTCCACCTACGTggtgctggaagacccagcttttcagagaggagaggataGTGATGTAGGAAGATGTCTATGATGAAATACTCAGGGCTTTATTTATGTGTTTCAGCGAGCTAAGCTCATTTAACTACATAGGGGTTTAAGTCTCAGCTGGGATAAAACACGTGGTTGCAAAGATTTTGTAAatttaaaatggggaaaaattaACTTTGAAAGCTGAATCAAGGAATTATAGTTTGTTGAAACCAACCATAGCAGTCTCCTGCTAAAATCACTAGTAGTGAACATGAAATATTGGAGACAGTTAAACACCTTACATGTGAGGTTTTAGATGTCAGTCTTTTTCATCAAATGTCTAATTATGGTGTAAAGCATTACACGTGCAAAGCCATGCCATTTGTAGAACAGCTTCTGTTAAGCTTCATATTTATGAATGAAAACGTGGTCATTGTTTATTTGCACTGTTGCTTGAATTTTAGACCacatacaacctgacaataaatgtacataagggaaataatgtgctatatctttcactcactgcaacgtgcaattatgtaaatatccgtgtgttatctttttatatactagtatttcttattatttatctttcttattattattattattattgtataccagtttactgtttatagtgtgttattattattactgttatttttctattgatgcctcttgtttttgcactatcccctttgctgctgtaaactgcaaatttcccctctgtggttaaaggtttatcttatcttatcttattttgcGTTTATGAAAACTGAATTTGACATTATGTAACTTAAACCTATTAAGTATAAAAAGATTGTTAAATTctactttttctttaaatatcaaCAAAGAGGTAATCTTTTTGAGGCCTTTAGTTTGATTATCATTTATTCCGAAATGAGCTCTCTGTTGCGTGAATGATGATTTATATTCTTTTGTCGGATACCCCTTCACTCTCCAATGAGTGAGACGCTCTTTCTGACACGCCAGAGGCtcaatataattacatataACAGCCTTCATTTCACTTGGTTTGAAATGTTAATCTAGTTCTGATTACTTGTTTCACAGCACTGGTGCTGGAGGTGGGATGGATGTAAACACGGCTCTCCCTGAAGTGCTCAAGACCGCACTTATCCACGATGGCCTTGCTCGTGGTATCCGTGAGGCTGCCAAAGCCCTGGACAAGTAAGAATAGTTTTTGAATATTTATCTTACTCCTTgtatgattgttttatttgtgttttgtctttgttttccattcgcctgtccagcactttggaccatgttggtgtttttaaagtgctttacaaataaagttgacttgacTTGTAGGATGTTTCCATGATATTTTGGCTCCCTCTGCTGAACTGTGTGTGGAAGTCTGCCATTGTTACCCAATTTCTGTCTGAGATCTAACATCATTTGAGTGCGTTTGTGTACGGTAAAGCCTCTACTGTCAGTTAATTCCCTTTAACTTTGCAGGCGTCAGGCCCATCTCTGCGTTCTCGCCGCCAACTGTGACGAGCCCATGTACGTCAAGCTGGTGGAGGCCCTCTGTGCCGAGCACCAGATCAACCTGATCAAGGTAAAGAAATGTGCTCGATCAGATTAACGTAGTCTAGGTCAAGGTTTTGGAGTCATGAAGGTCATGATGCCTTGTTGTAAAATCCATTGTGGCACTGAGGGTTTCCCACAAAGCCGATGCTGCTTGTGAAGTTacgaaagaaagaagaattTTAAAAGTTTACAATCATAGTGCTCTACTACTTCTCATGCAGTTCTATCAAAAACTCCAGAATCACACCTGAAAGACTTGGATAAAATCATGTTTCATGGGTCACATGACATTTCTTTCAGCATTgagtcttttatttattgtttttgggTAAAGTCACAGgctatttaattatttacttaCCAGCAAACTGGTCGCTTCATTGGCATTCATACTAATTGTGCAGCCATGAAGAGCAGCTTTGCAGTGACACATCTGGAACGCATCACAAGTCTTTTGGCTATTCTCATTCGAGATGATGTTGCTTTGTTCCCTTTGCAACATGGAATGAAGgcaattttttcttctttttttttttttttttttttttttaatggtagcTAATGTTTCAACCAGAACCCAacgtgtttgttttgaagcaaGTCTCCggtgatgtttgttttttttttttttggtttctctTTTTGTCTAACTTTGACGTAAAGTAGCGATGAAAGATGTAGAGAAACAGTCAGTAACTTGTTGCATTCCACCAAAGATGCCATGGTGGTGCCGTCCTTTGGATCTACGCAATTCACATTAATGGCATTTTGTTTAAAATGGCTAATGTCTATGGAAAGCAAAACTAGTTTGGTGTGTATTTAGAATTGGTTTATGTGGTATTCTTGGCTGTTATTTTCTAGTTGGTTGTTCTTCTGCAGATGACTGGTGTTTCAATATTAATCTTTAAGCACTCGTTGATTTCTTTATTGCTAAAAAACGTATTTATTAAAGCAAAAACCACCTAATCGATCTATAATACTGTTTAATAAGTAGTTGAATGAGCAGCACAGTAACTGATCAGGACATGAATATGGGTTACAATTGTTGAAAATGTTAGTTACCATGAGGGAAGTCTGTTTGACCGGACTCTGAGAGATGAATGATGCTCTTTCCAGCATCCTCCGATGGTACCGTCTTAAGGCtgaggtatggttctgcgtcacaccgacgcagagcacacgccgcagccgtgacgccgtgctgaacccttttgacttctccgtctctccatttggtcgcggtgcagtaccccccgcggccactagttagcgatctttttctgaatggtttatccgactttttccggtcacagtaaatcaaagaaataaggacaactattgtgcaaaaaacaaaaaaaatcacacataaacgaagaaaagagccctggaagttcactactgattcaaaccggaaaccggaaatgcttcgctttcaaacgaaccaatcacagccctctcggtctgcgagtggacggcgtctcctcgacgcgtagttacaatttttgggaggtgcacgtcagtgacggcgtgtcctctgcgtcgatccaaaccacacgccgtaggcacggcgtcattttgacgcagaagcataactgagccttaagTCACATGTTGTACTGCTGTATCAGTGATGATAATTTGGCTCCCTCTACTGAACACCATGAGGAGATTGCCAATGTTACCCAATGTTTGTCTGAGATGCAGTCAAGTACACACCGTTTCATCTTATTATTTGAAGATTAAAGTTGCCTGACACTAGTCTGGATTGGACCTTTTTATGAATATTATTCATATCATAATTGTAGAGTACTGGTAATTTAATCTAATAATTgcattgtttttaaagtggatTCTTTGAACTCACCAGGTTGATGACAACAAGAAGCTCGGTGAGTGGGTGGGTCTGTGCAAGATCGACCGGGAAGGAAAACCCCGCAAGGTGGTTGGCTGCAGCTGTGTCGTTGTCAAGGTAAACATCGCTGTTCAGTTTGAATTCTATCAACTAGTGAGGAATATGAGTCTACTATCCTGTCTGCAGTATAGTAATGACTTAAAGGCTTTCACTTGAATGTACTTGAGGCCTAATTCAACAATGTGTTATTATGAATTCCAATTTATGTAGTTATTGCTTAAATTTGCCAGTCAAGTGCAGGTGCTGTGCCCTCGTGCGCTGCAGCTGTTTATTTACTGGCGAGATGATTGCCATGGTACGAGCCCCGTGATCTCTACGTGACATTTGGGGTCCCTATAAATGGCTACATTTAACATAACATCAGGCATTGTGTGCATTTGTTTCCTTTAACTACTGTTTTGGGTGTTTTTAAAATCGTGATGTTTTTGGAGAAAACTGATCAAGAAATTAAAACTATAGCTggatatttttcatttaaaagaaTGTTAAAAATATTTCTCCCAGCTAAAACGGCACACACAGATGCCTTTTTGTTCTTTGAAGTTTATCAAAAAGTAATCCTGGAAGTTTGTTTCCCCTCACAGTATAAATTCATGGGTGGACTGGCCCGGTAAATCAGTGACCGCCCAAGTTTACTTGGAAACTTGATCACatcttttttcatttggggggaaaaaaaatgattcAGATACACTTTAATAATCTTAAATACtattattcttgtaatgttgaTCCATAGAAACAAAGCTTTCTTATCTTAATAATGGCAAACTGCTGTAGCTGCTGATATGTTTGCCGGTTTAAAATCTAAATCCCTAGGAGGTACACTGGACTGCCCCAAGTGTATTTCTGTTGGTTAATTAtaattcaataaaataaaaggtcagTTATATCACGGGCAAGGACCATTTATAGGCTTATTTCATTTTTGCTGTTTTATGCACATTGGCAGAATTATGTGATGATACTGCCAATTTGCAGTTAATTTACACACAGCTTTCACTTTTGATTCATCTTAAACTGTTTTACTGCCTACAGGACTATGGAAAGGAGTCTCAAGCCAAGGATGTCATTGAAGAATACTTCAAATCCAAGAAATGAGCAGTCAATAAAACGTGGAAATAAAATTGCCTCAAGTGCTTTTTCCTCATTTGTGAAACTTTAAAATCAGATAGTCGAGCACTTTAAAGCCACCAttttagggctgcagctatcaaatattttagtaatcgagtattctactgaaaattccattgagtaatcggataaaacatttttgtgtagttaaagagcaattataaatatacataagaaaataagacatttcGCCTAATGAActggtttctttttttagacaatcaatgtctttatttttagttGCACATTGTTTAAAACAGCCAACAGCAATGGTATCTCAGGAAATGTgactagaaaaaataaataagcaaattttaagttctagtttagttttaagttaaagtcttgataagattttgagttttggcagtattcaaaattaaattgagacctgctgtattggagcacattaggcaccagtgctACTTGAcgttttatccatcaatgactacagagctaaaattgaCAACAGTTGCAACAGTGTTCACCTTGGTGTCCAGCTTGAAATGCTCCCACACTTGactttctgccttttcttttagttaaaaccaaacatatttgccgcctctttcttctacctTTATGTGcgtggcgtcagcgcgttgtgctgCATTAAACATAGTCCAAGCTTTGAGCTGgtaaaattaaacgattcctcgaggcagagaaaattcctcgatcattttttgtaatcaaattattcgaggaatcgtttcagccctacaccattagtcttgtttttatcaaaGATCATGTTCCATCCATGCATATCACGTAGTCTCttcagtatacaaataaaaaaaaaaaaaatcagtaaacTGGTCATTAAACCTACATGGACTTGACatttgcaaaaaagaaaaaccctgaAAACGAGTGATCTGAAGGGAGATCAATCTCAGTACTTGGGTAGAGTTGTACGGTACTGTAATGTGTTGAGACAGactgggtttttgttttttttgtcactgatgctgataaaaaaatattcagTCTTTGGTTGTCTACCTTAGGGCTGCTGTGTCCAGATTTTATCCAAAAGAGGCATAAAGTTTAAATATAAACTAAGACTTTGGTGCCCAAGACATATGCACAATACTGTTAGCGGGTCCGTGTGGTCAGGGAGCCGATGCCAGGCTACCAggaccagctgcactgatgagtGGGAGTTGAATGTGGGCTCCTGCTGGTCTTTCTAAAAATGCTGTTAGTGGGTCACTTATCCGTGGATGATTCTGTGTGTGAGTTGTGTTGCGGGGGGGTGTCGGAAACAAAAGATGCATAGATCATTTGGATAGTTTTTCTCCTTTATATCTACAGACATTtttgaataaagaaaaatgcattCAACCACAATAAGGCacaaaatgatacattttaaccCCCTCACaagaaaaacaatataaaaatcctgaggaaaaaaaaaagacatcccCAAAATTTTAGTttcttgacaaaaaaaaaatccagttttAAGTTTATTGGAAATAATTTACAGAAATTTCTACCACAGACTGCATTGTGTTGTGCATTGTGTTGTGATTATAACTCAAGAAAATGCTTTTAAAAAATCCCAGTATACATTATAGTCTGTACAGAGAAGCCTTCAAATATTAGGGTGAGGATGGTTGATTACAAGTGACGGACGAGTCCCCTTTCAACCGTCGGGGCTTCCACCGAGAGCAGGAACGTCCTCCCAGGAGTTCTTTATCCTCCACAGTTTCTGCTTCAGCTGCATGGACAGTAGACTGGGTTTTCACAGAGGTCTGACCAGGTGTACGAATCCCATCGACCTTTTCTTCACCTCCTTTAACCTCTTTGCTTAAGACCGTTAAGAGTTTGTAAATCCagacattcaaaaaaaaaaaaaaaacaggaaaaaaaagaaattgcaaaCAGTCGCAGTGTAGTGTGTCTTTGTTCTTAAATAGTTATAGAAAAGAAAATGGGCTGCCTGGCTGACCACTTCCATGGTTACATTGCAAGAGTCCGCATTGCTATGATAGTTACAGGTATTCAAACTCCAGTGCTTGGTGTAATGCCAGCAGGTCAGAGTGACTGGATATCCTCCAGAAAGGCATGTTGTGCTGTGGAGTGGACACACGCATTAAAACCAGATGTACTGTTGTCACAAGTTGATCACCACCACCTAAAGGCATGCCAGCTACACTACAGTAGCTTGTAGCTGCTCACTTCGCAACAGCACTGCAAACCAAATCCATGCAGTTCTAACACACAAAGAATAAATGTGGCATTTTGGGACATATGCATGTTAACCCCTGTGCTGAGAGCTACATTTTAACTGCTGAAATGCATCATTCTCCAAAAACACCTTGAAAGATAACTAACACGTTTAATGCCCACAAAAGAGTTGAAAAGATACTCCTCTGCTGAGCAAAGCTTAGTCCTGATAACCCACCAGCCTTTGTCACCAGAGATGCAAACTAATAGTATATTCTTATTTGTAGTAGTTTTATTGCTTCTCATTAAAGAAGGAAGTGAATGATGGTCTTTATCCctctttttatacatttaagGGTGGCGAAGTTAGCATTTATTGACATAAATGTTGCCAATGACTTAGGTATTTATCAAATTTCAAAGTAGGCTTTATTTTCAAACATGCTGGGACTGATTGTAGCagtttgaactgaactgaattatgCTGTTTTCAACTTTGAAtttaatgtgcaaaaaaaatgtttttcccaaAGAGTCCTTTGGAAAATAATATTTCAGTTAACTGAAGGAATTCATTGGTtattaaattacaaataaatctCTTTTTCTTGTTCCATTTTACAAATAGGACATTTTCAATGTCCATTTCAAATATAGGACAGTTTTAATTAACATAAATCaatttatgaaaaaatggctttaggtattttttaacaaatttTTTCATACATGAGGAttaaatttagtttttctttggATTTTCTTGCTTGAGATGACCATTTAAGAGCTCTCATTAATTTACAGTGGAACTACAGGAAGCCTGTCACAGTGGTCATGTGATCAGCTTCCACTTATGTTGCAGCACACCTGCTTTTCTGGTGCCGTACTTGGTATTAAAGATGACTGCTTGTGAACCGTACCGGGTAGGTGGCTGTAAAAACAGCTTCTAACTCTCAGCAAGTAAGCGAATGAGATATATCCCAAAAATGCCAAGTATTTTACAAACCAATCCCAGAACCAGCATCATAAACCGAACCCAAAGCTGAAGAGGAGACCATTCAGTCCTATTTCAGTCCAATTCAAGTAAAACAATGCGTGTCAAAGCTTTGCTGTGATGCAACCTTTTcccataaagtaaaaaaacaaaagaaacattgCATCACTGGATAAAAAGCAGCATTATTGTTCTAAACACAAATTTCTTCCCTGGCTTGGTTACTGTGTACGTTTCGCATTCATTTAATTTGTTGTGAATTTAATTCTAGTAAGGAATCCTGAGATAAAAATTAGCCAACATCTGCTGGTGGCCCACAAATTTGATATATACATTTCAGCTTTATGCATCAGTATGTAAACATACACAATAAGCCAAGCCCCCTTCTCAGATATTCACTCGTATCCCGTCACtccatgaaaaaaggaaaaaagccaGTAATCCAGAGAGATAGTCAAAGACTAACGCAAAACTTCTGCAGCAAAGAAAGGCAGGTTTCGTCCAATCAGAGCTCACACTGCGTGGAGTAGGCGGGGTCTGGGTAAGGTTGTGGGTCCATTACCTTTTTGGCCGCCTGCTCCTCTTCCACACCGTCCCCAATTACAACATACACTACTTTCCTGCCAAACCTTTGCATTATGCGTTCAAAGCAACTCTCTTTTCctgtaaaaaacaaataaacaagggGAGGAAGGAGGGTCACATGGTCAGAGGGGTCAAAGTTCAGAGGTTGTTTGTTTACCTGGCCAGCTGCATGCTCTTCATCCTTCCCATCGCCAATCACAACATATGTAATGTTAGTGCCAAAGCGGGAGACTATACGCTCAAAACAGCTCTCTTTGCCTGGAGACAAACAAATGGCTTTCAcacgtttttctttgttgagatgcaaataaaaaacacagGAAGAGGCAGCGCTGTCTGGGACAGGGTGAGGTCAAAACACGCAACATCTTTCCATAAAAGATCAGTCCTGCAGTTTGCTTGATCCGTTTTAAAGATAATTTCAGTTCAGACTCATAATTGGTccaatacatacacacattatatatatatatatatatatatatatatatatatatacatatatatacacacacatgcatacatacatgtatgtatgtatgtatgtatgtatgtatgtatgtatgtatacatacatacatacatacatacatacatacatacatacatacatacatacatacatacatacatacatatattggGCATCTTGGGGAACATGAATTCTGTTGTCTTTAAACATTCCTTAAACCTCAtgctgttgtcatggttaccaGATTGATCAACAGAAGTACTGCAAACCATGCAAAGTTCAGAAGGACACTTGAGCATTTATTTCTGAATGTTTTGTTTctatggatttttttctttttttaaacacaacagGTATTTAAAGTTACAgtcagtatgtttacatgcactagTTGAGCTGTAGTTGAACCCAACTGGAGTTCTTGAAACCGAGCAATTAGAGCCAGATAATGCagatctaaatcaagctattccGGCACGTATACCGGTACGCCAACCAGGGTTAGCCAAGCTTTTGACTGgcccgggactcccccttccagAAGTGACGAGACCGCGGAAGCGGGAACAATAACAATCACGGCATGAAAACAACACAGTAGCATTGTTGCATCGTTGGCGTGGATGTCCTCCCCTACATCTGCTTCCAATCTGCTGCGCATGTTTGCTAATTGTTCTAACTAACTGTAAGAATACCAAAGCGAAAGGGCATGTAGTGTCGTGGAGTGGAAAGCACCTTCCTCAATAATTCGATTATCTTCCCACGCATGAATACTCAGATCTCTGtgaaacgaaagttacgcctgtaactacggttctatgagtcccggatgaccgccaggcggtgctgtaagcactggatatctccccctcgcgcatgcgcatgtcgagtacaataccaacaatgtcacgtcacccgtgacccctgcatgacccccggaagggtatatcttccggcgtcagcatgggatcggctcctagaatcttctcgcgagagcacgaggattcggagtgaccggcaggcctggcggtcatccgggactcatagaaccgtagttacaggcgtaactttcgttctatttcgtccctactgaccgccaggcggtgctgtaagcactggatgacgaataccaacaatgtcacatagaatcccggtcacatacctcactgatcaggggcagaaggacccgggagtagaaccacgcccaatggttgggagtggcgacattgatccggtaaaacctggagaacgtgtctggcgacgtccatgaagtcgcggtgcagatgtcctccagaggcaccccctgcagggcagccaagaagctgcgacgcttctggtcgagtggcacctcacccccactggtaaggggcggccactggccctgtgggtgcgctcgacggtgtccaccacccagtgggacggcgctgtccagaaacagcacgccccctgttggggccaccatggcagagaacaagctgctccgaccgtcgcacaggcgcggtagcataagcagcaagggcccgtacggggcacaaagggcttggcccactctctgcaggacctagggcaggaacgccacgttcggccacaacgtagcccctgagctgactgtcagggcatgtaactcatcgactcgccgatgtcatggcgaggagaaaagctatctccgtagagagccacttcaggcccacccgggccaagggcccaaaagggtggagaagagagggcacctagcaccatgggcaggtcccacactgctcgggggtttatattcatgtttatgttctagttctctggaaagcgtctagagacaacatctgttgtattagacgctatataaataaaatcgaatggaatcgaaaactggggcctttgggctcctcgggggggggcagcctcagagcccccctgagaaagagaaaccagccggtggcaccccacggtggcattctcaaccagggcatgttgcgatgaaatgaccgccacatacacccttaaagtggactgagcacggccaccatccaggagggaccgaagggaccccaggatcgtggccacggggcaaagaacagggtcctctgccccgtctgcacaccaggcagagaatctcccccactcgcactcataccagaggcgggtgggaggcacatgggcattcgagatgccagccctgacgggttcaggacagcttgacaacaatgggtcgggcgccgcagcggccagactcagagccaaaagcgacggggtcggggtgcaaaacctgaatccccggccggaaaagacggtccctctggggggcgtcatgttgtgtcgcagcagagcccccgcagcagtggaaactatgtttccccggtcggaagggggccaccaagaggagcccgtgagccctctggaggaccctctgcaaaggcggcttgcaccgggagaggaagtccgtcacccggttcctgtctccaggcaggaacatcgcccgaaggccgggcaggcgaggagccgtccacgctaggaggccccgggacacctgcagcagctgtgcagagtcggggccccctctggtggccgatcaaggaacagtggacacactgtccgaccgacccggcacgtgcctcccccacaggagttgcaaaaaatgttagtgtgaagtgcagagcccagagctccagcacgttgatgtggcgcgtgcggacccgggaggactactgatgacagcctcccggcagggaggggacagcgccgaagggcacacccctcagccggaatgtcccgcctttccagggtgcaagggtatagacacacacccgcgaaaccctgaccagcctgcgcccgtgcctcttggcatccaggcgaggctgtccagccactttgcagggggcgtagcgacagcaggcccaaaggtataagaggggcaagggttgc
Protein-coding sequences here:
- the rps12 gene encoding 40S ribosomal protein S12 — its product is MAEEGTGAGGGMDVNTALPEVLKTALIHDGLARGIREAAKALDKRQAHLCVLAANCDEPMYVKLVEALCAEHQINLIKVDDNKKLGEWVGLCKIDREGKPRKVVGCSCVVVKDYGKESQAKDVIEEYFKSKK